One part of the Haliotis asinina isolate JCU_RB_2024 chromosome 2, JCU_Hal_asi_v2, whole genome shotgun sequence genome encodes these proteins:
- the LOC137272786 gene encoding acid-sensing ion channel 1A-like, producing the protein MAAKIVSSDEIKHAWTSDKDDQDIGSLWTDFTQTTGFHGVNKLVSRRNVRLRCIWWTFAVLLMSVYMSYNISQELMNYYRYPVITNTKVELREELPFPAVTFCNQSPFNLTAAKETDPYLEKYFYGVSLLGSFNGPINWSDPGFGSTFSERHSLDWWKKIFMKPREVLNLCIMKRDFCMEALKPVVTNMGNCATFNWNASDVAKVKVTGFNNNLIIFANIHHDKYVLGSQMAAGLRVILHDPRIHPDIATSSFLAAPGASTYATVKRSTFKYLPAPYQAFENATCVDTLSPTFNNTLEYHDIYTYETCLQECFTRFAFNKCGCVSPSVDGSIGEICSFKEDNICYRPTYDYISQNPEVHKECGCKISCALDTYEVKVSSSKYPSNVSVQYIINLGFGGNEAQLRDTYLELRIYYENLMLQVTEQIPQYTTETLIGNLGGQMGICLGASILTLTELGEFFLSLCLFIFKRIQSGGELRRIKPTKK; encoded by the exons ATGGCAGCTAAAATAGTATCTAGTGATGAAATAAAACATGCTTGGACATCCGACAAGGATGATCAAGATATTGGAAGCCTATGGACTGACTTTACGCAGACAACAGGGTTCCATGGTGTAAATAAGCTTGTATCAAGGAGGAACGTCAGGCTTCGATG TATCTGGTGGACCTTCGCCGTGTTGCTGATGTCTGTCTACATGTCCTATAACATATCGCAAGAGCTGATGAACTACTACAGATACCCAGTCATCACCAACACGAAGGTTGAACTCCGGGAAGAGCTGCCTTTTCCTGCTGTTACCTTTTGCAACCAGAGTCCTTTCAACCTGACCGCTGCCAAAGAAACTGATCCATATTTGGAGAAATATTTCTATGGAGTCAGCTTGCTTGGGAGTTTTAATGGTCCAATCAACTGGAGTGACCCGGGATTTGGTTCCACTTTCTCAGAACGGCACAGCCTGGATTGGTGGAAAAAGATTTTCATGAAACCAAGAGAAGTTCTGaatttatgtatcatgaaacGTGACTTTTGTATGGAAGCTTTGAAGCCGGTGGTGACTAACATGGGGAACTGTGCAACATTTAACTGGAATGCCTCTGATGTTGCTAAAGTGAAAGTCACAGGCTTCAATAATAACCTCATCATATTTGCCAATATCCACCATGATAAATATGTACTTGGTTCACAAATGGCAGCTGGTTTGAGG GTGATTTTGCACGATCCACGTATCCACCCAGACATTGCAACATCGTCGTTTTTGGCAGCTCCGGGAGCATCCACTTACGCAACCGTGAAAAGATCTACG TTCAAATACCTTCCTGCACCATACCAAGCATTCGAAAACGCAACATGTGTGGACACTTTGTCTCCTACGTTCAACAACACCCTAGAATATCATGACATCTACACGTATGAAACATGTCTCCAGGAATGCTTTACAAGGTTTGCGTTTAACAAGTGCGGCTGTGTGAGTCCTTCGGTTGATG GAAGCATCGGAGAGATATGTTCTTTCAAAGAAGACAACATTTGCTATCGTCCAACATATG ATTACATCTCACAAAACCCAGAAGTACATAAAGAATGTGGTTGCAAAATCTCATGTGCTCTTGACACATACGAGGTAAAGGTGTCGTCTTCTAAATATCCATCCAACGTCTCAGTACAATACATAATTAATTTGGGTTTCGGAGGAAATGAAGCCCAACTAAG AGACACATATTTAGAACTCAGAATATACTATGAGAACCTCATGCTCCAAGTAACAGAACAAATCCCCCAGTACACTACAGAAACACTCATAG GTAACCTGGGAGGACAGATGGGCATCTGTCTTGGAGCCAGTATCCTGACCCTCACCGAACTGGGAGAGTTTTTCCTATCACTCTGCTTGTTCATCTTCAAAAGAATTCAGAGTGGTGGTGAACTACGACGTATCAAACCCACCAAGAAATGA